The Streptomyces cathayae DNA segment CGCGGGCGCGCTCATCCCGGTCGTCGGGCTGGCGGAGCTCTATCTGATCGACGCGCTGGCGCTGTGCGTCACGGTGTGGGCGGTCCACCGTCTGCCCGCCCTGCCGCCGCTCGACGCCACGGTGGCGCGGCGCGCGGGTCTCCGGGAGATCCTGGACGGATTCCGCTACATCTCCGGGCACGCGGTGCTGCTGCTGTCGTTCGTGGCGGACATCGTCGCCATGGTCCTCGGCATGCCCCGGGCCCTGTTCCCGCAGCTCGCCGCCGAGACCTACGCCTCCTACGGCGAGGGGTTCGCGCTGGGGCTGCTGTTCGCCGCCATCCCGATCGGCGCGGTGGCGGGCGGACTGTTCTCCGGCACGTTCTCCCGGGCCCGCCGGCACGGCTGGATGGTCATCGGCTCCGTGGTGGTGTGGGGCGTCGCCGTCACGGGGGCCGGGCTCAGCGACAGCCTCTGGATCGCCGTGGCCTTCCTCGCCGTCGCCGGGATCGCGGACATGGTCTCGATGGTCTTCCGCGGGGCGATCCTGCTCTCCGTCGCGACCGACGAGATGCGCGGCCGGATGCAGGGCGTCTTCACCGTCGTCGTCGCGGGCGGTCCCCGGCTCGCCGACGTCCTGCACGGCACCGCCGGGTCCGCCTTCGGCCCCCGCACGGCGGTGGCGGGCGGCGGGCTCCTGGTCGTCGTGGTGATGCTGGCCCTGGCCGCCGCGATGCCGGCGCTGCGCCGCTACCGGGTGTGAGGCGCGGCCGGGCCGTGGGGGGCTCCGGGGCTGTGCCGGGTCACAGCGCGTGGTGTCCGCGCGTCGTGTGCGGCTCCATCAGCCGGATCCGCGTCGCCTCCAGCCGGTGCGCGAGGACCTCGGCGACGCAGCGCACCAGC contains these protein-coding regions:
- a CDS encoding MFS transporter; translated protein: MPGPSGPSRTAGPSGRRRPRGLRRWAMDTRPLRRPAYRRLWVSTAVTAVGSQLTAVAVPQQIYGITGSSAWVGAASLAGLLPLIVFALWGGAIADAMDRRRLLLITNTGIAVTSVLFWAQAATGLDSVAVLMVLLAVQQAFWGLNAPARSASIARLVPEEELPAANALGSTVMQTGQIAGPLLAGALIPVVGLAELYLIDALALCVTVWAVHRLPALPPLDATVARRAGLREILDGFRYISGHAVLLLSFVADIVAMVLGMPRALFPQLAAETYASYGEGFALGLLFAAIPIGAVAGGLFSGTFSRARRHGWMVIGSVVVWGVAVTGAGLSDSLWIAVAFLAVAGIADMVSMVFRGAILLSVATDEMRGRMQGVFTVVVAGGPRLADVLHGTAGSAFGPRTAVAGGGLLVVVVMLALAAAMPALRRYRV